A DNA window from Vigna angularis cultivar LongXiaoDou No.4 chromosome 1, ASM1680809v1, whole genome shotgun sequence contains the following coding sequences:
- the LOC108334222 gene encoding HMG1/2-like protein — MPKVKADAKAADNRLKRKGAGAGRKQSKKAAKDPNKPKRPPSAFFVFMSEFREQFKKEHPTNKSVAVVGKAGGDKWKSLSEAEKAPFIARAEKKKEEYEKSILAYNKKLEGKNSEEEESDKSKSEVNDEEEDEEDDEDDE, encoded by the exons ATGCCGAAGGTTAAAGCTGATGCTAAAGCTGCCGATAACAG GTTGAAGCGCAAGGGCGCTGGTGCTGGTAGGAAGCAATCAAAGAAAGCTGCTAAGGATCCTAATAAGCCGAAAAGACCTCCAAGTGCTTTCTTCGTTTTCAT GTCTGAGTTCAGAGAGCAGTTCAAGAAGGAACATCCAACCAACAAATCTGTTGCTGTT gTTGGCAAAGCTGGTGGTGACAAATGGAAATCTCTGTCTGAGGCG GAAAAAGCACCCTTCATTGCTAGGGctgagaagaaaaaagaagagtaTGAGAAGAGTATCTTGGCTTATAATAAGAAATTG GAAGGAAAAAATTCAGAGGAAGAAGAGTCTGACAAGTCGAAATCTGAAGTTAACGACGAGGAGGAAGACGag gaggatgatgaagatgatgagtgA
- the LOC108322448 gene encoding uncharacterized protein LOC108322448, with protein MFVKKLVEKASIKKTGGNSSDGLKASDVDPRLVFHHGVPSGGAMFAYDTIQRILALSTKDGQIKLYGKDNAQAMLESGEAQPSKFLQFIQNQGVLINVTSNNHLEVWDIDKKSLSDVYIAKEEITCFAVIQHTLYMYIGHSNGDISVLMLDQEPSWHLVKMKYVIPLSASYGNSEVSDDTVVTHILPQPAAESKRVLIIFRNGQMILWDVQESRFILRTGGNMLQLHNETKKVTSACWVCPFGSKVAVGYNNGELFIWSIPSVNIGNASASESSYQNTPFLKLNLGYKSDKIAIRSIKWVYAGGKASRIYVMGAADYATSNLVQVVLLNENTESRTIKLGLHLSECCTDMEIISLTSTEQSKHKQDSFILLGKSGHLYLYDDSLIEKYLLQCQSKSTPSLPREVSVKLSLIESSITTAKFISNNSNVFNSEDEYYTQLFKSYPLFVPVETNQKDGISLSSAKFTGFSKVQNLYITGHSNGAISLWDASCPIFTPILQLKQQSENDCSLSGIPLTALYFDSNTPLLASGDQSGMICIFRFKPEPYATNSFMSLTGGTKKGTDHIIQSVKHVKSTGAIISMNIDPSSMHLAVGSDQGYVSVFNIDGPTLLYQKHIASEISAGIISLQFLTCSLHGFEKNILAVGTKDSSVMALDKENGNTLGTGTICPKKPSKALFMKVLDGQGEQVTGSITKDGLDLSERNHIDDATTKQKYILLCSEKALYVYSLVHAIQGVKKVLCKKKFNSSSCCWASTFDNHSDVGLVLIFTTGKVELRSLPELSLVMETSIRGFSYSPPKSKSFSESQICSSSKGDLVLVNGDQEIFVVTLMAQRNIFRLLDSVSCIYRKGMMLSQEELVPSLVMNKEKKRGIFSSVIKDFTGSKEKHAPILETEDSKESIQKLSAIFSTENFPCDADNNDNLNVDEDNLELNIDDIDLDDHEEKRKDQGILGGFNKKKLPAKFQALKGRLKEMKGKIQKTSGKEEQDEQAGAVDQIKKKYGFSYSNETSAAKLAQSKLQENMKKLQGINLRTTEMQDEAKSFSLLANHVLQTAEREKN; from the exons ATGTTTGTGAAGAAACTAGTGGAGAAAGCTTCCATCAAGAAG ACTGGTGGAAATTCATCGGATGGGTTAAAGGCTAGTGATGTAGATCCACGGTTGGTATTTCATCATGGGGTGCCATCTGGGGGTGCCATGTTCGCCTATGACACCATTCAGAGGATACTAGCTCTTTCTACAAA GGATGGACAGATTAAACTCTATGGAAAAGATAATGCTCAAGCCATGCTTGAATCTGGTGAAGCCCAGCCTAGCAAGTTTCTACAG TTCATCCAGAACCAAGGTGTCCTTATAAATGTTACTTCAAATAACCATCTTGAG GTTTGGGACATAGACAAGAAATCGCTGTCTGATGTGTATATTGCTAAAGAAGAAATCACTTGCTTTGCAGTCATTCAACATACCCTCTATAT GTACATCGGACATTCTAATGGTGATATTTCAGTTTTGATGCTTGATCAAGAACCATCATGGCATTTAGTTAAGATGAAATACGTCATACCTCTCTCAGCTTCCTATG gtAACTCTGAAGTGTCTGATGATACTGTTGTGACGCACATACTGCCTCAACCAGCAGCTGAAAGTAAGAG GGTTCTCATAATCTTTAGAAATGGTCAAATGATATTATGGGATGTTCAGGAAAGTAGGTTTATTTTAAGAACTGGTGGAAATATGTTGCAGCTGcataatgaaacaaaaaaagtgACTTCGGCATGTTGGGTGTGTCCATTTGGAAGTAAAGTAGCTGTAGGGTACAACAACGGAGAGCTCTTCATTTGGAGCATCCCTTCTGTAAATATTGGAAATGCCTCAGCATCTGAATCTAGTTATCAAAACACTCCATTTCTCAAACTTAACTTAGGATATAAGTCAGACAAAATCGCCATTAGATCAATAAAATGGGTTTATGCTGGAGGAAAGGCTAGTCGAATATATGTTATGGGAGCTGCTGACTATGCAACTTCAAACTTGGTGCAG GTAGTTTTGCTGAATGAGAATACAGAATCTCGGACAATTAAACTTGGACTTCATCTGTCTGAATGCTGTACTGACATGGAGATCATATCATTAACTTCAACTGAGCAAAGCAAGCATAAACAAGATTCTTTCATTTTGCTTGGGAAGTCAGGCCATCTATATTTGTATGACGATAGTTTGATTGAGAAGTATCTGCTACAATGCCAATCTAAGTCCACGCCTTCACTTCCAAGGGAAGTAAGTGTGAAGTTATCACTGATAGAATCAAGCATCACAACAGCAAAATTCATCTCCAACAATTCTAATGTGTTTAATTCTGAAGATGAG TACTACACACAGCTGTTCAAAAGCTATCCATTGTTTGTTCCTGTTGAAACAAATCAGAAAGATGGCATTAGCCTAAGTTCGGCCAAATTTACTGGATTTTCCAAAGTTCAAAACTTATACATAACTGGACACAGCAATGGAGCCATAAGCTTATGGGATGCTTCATGCCCCATCTTCACTCCGATTTTGCAATTGAAGCAACAG AGTGAAAATGACTGTTCATTAAGTGGGATACCGTTGACAGCATTATACTTTGATAGCAACACTCCACTTCTTGCTTCTGGTGACCAGAGTGGAATG ATTTGCATCTTTAGATTCAAACCTGAACCATACGCCACTAACAGCTTCATGTCTCTTACTG GGGGTACAAAGAAAGGGACTGATCATATAATCCAAAGTGTGAAACATGTAAAGAGTACTGGTGCCATTATTTCAATGAACATAGACCCCAGTTCAATGCATCTTGCTGTTGGTTCTGATCAAGGATAT GTTTCAGTTTTTAACATAGATGGGCCAACTTTGTTATACCAGAAACATATTGCAAGTGAAATTTCTGCTGGTATCATCTCTCTGCAGTTCTTAACCTGCAGTTTACATGGttttgaaaaaaacattttggCCGTTGGAACAAAAGATTCATCTGTTATGGCACTAGATAAAGAAAATGGAAACACACTAGGCACAGGAACTATTTGTCCCAAGAAGCCCTCGAAAGCTCTATTTATGAAAGTTTTGG ATGGACAAGGTGAACAGGTCACAGGATCAATTACAAAAGATGGATTAGACTTGAGCGAAAGGAACCATATTGATGATGCAACAACGAAACAGAAGTATATTCTGCTTTGTTCTGAGAAAGCTTTGTATGTCTATTCATTGGTGCATGCGATTCAG GGAGTTAAAAAGGTGCTATGCAAGAAAAAGTTCAATTCCTCTTCATGTTGCTGGGCATCAACATTTGACAACCATTCTGATGTTGGCCTTGTACTTATTTTCACTACTGGAAAAGTAGAATTAAG GTCTTTGCCAGAGTTATCCCTGGTTATGGAGACTTCAATTAGAGGTTTCAGTTACTCTCCTCCAAAATCAAAGTCATTTTCTGAGAGCCAGATATGTTCTTCATCGAAAGGAGATCTTGTTTTG GTGAATGGTGACCAGGAAATTTTTGTTGTCACATTAATGGCCCAAAGGAATATTTTCAG GCTTTTGGACTCTGTTAGCTGCATCTACAGAAAAGGAATGATGCTTTCACAAGAAGAGCTGGTCCCTAGTCTAGTCATgaataaggaaaagaaaagg GGTATATTCAGCTCTGTCATCAAAGATTTTACTGGCAGTAAAGAAAAACATGCTCCCATCTTGGAAACTGAAGATTCTAAAGAAAGTATCCAGAAACTCTCAGCTATCTTTTCAACGGAAAATTTTCCATGCGATGCTGATAATAATGATAATCTGAATGTTGATGAAGATAACCTTGAATTAAATATAG ATGACATTGACCTAGATGATCATGAAGAAAAACGCAAAGATCAAGGTATATTGGGAGGTTTTAACAAGAAGAAATTGCCTGCAAAGTTTCAGGCTCTAAAAG GAAGGTTAAAAGAGATGAAGGGCAAAATCCAGAAAACATCGGGTAAAGAAGAACAAGATGAGCAAGCTGGTGCAGTCGATCAAATTAAGAAGAAATATGGGTTTTCCTACTCCAAT GAAACAAGCGCAGCTAAATTGGCACAAAGCAAGTTGCAGGAGAACATGAAAAAGTTACAG GGAATCAACCTCCGAACAACAGAAATGCAAGATGAAGCAAAATCTTTTTCATTATTGGCAAACCATGTACTGCAGACTGCTGAACGGGAAAAGAATTAA
- the LOC108336592 gene encoding uncharacterized protein LOC108336592, whose amino-acid sequence MGGLLHMFEFNQGRMAKKIHAHKNNNDDMKTSGNGMKLQVETSQVHCAEGELQYSCQVEDGWSKKISHSNVDSAKKANKEGFSKQSGARSNAPSLVARLMGIDTMPLPLDTKSVVPLDESTHENMERKFSKKKMNGKGWFGRGSSNLNSFSHMEFDSFYQHIDDDDEDDEGGHSFGEPEPREHPQEEELQKFKKEFEEYQSTRFKEWPKAVDIGSGSRRMLSLSQENLSKESMQHISSSKTDNHSFKKKESFPSRSKTQSRDFEESLMMKSKSRLLDICTSPTQIVILKPGSERICNCNHEENFTSLHRRKGIEDFLEEVRERLKCELQGIRASGIETPFNDKSVAKEVRESMTRDAEPNLLRSESTRSYKSKMQLNGQSSPEFFNIDTRRFLSERLRNTVKNELHLDIPEVACYLENDRVRLKQDTIKGTDDKSQWGVLKEKKELQTCSNRHKLDDNVLLHKELSPRNLERSLSAPASGALFGRLLLEDRHILTGALIQRKLEAVEARPVGAKKQKKDGFNIKEKLSNFKYTLGLRGKLFGKRIKSKVESHGTEYGEILRDARSGPTILMNYGDRHENSTEVPPSPASVSSCADEEHWRQIGYSSLTSTPDASSLDDIFVPKVFRDISSGLNDLKRQLSELDSDGYDDFTTKQEPIESSLVELDDPAESYVRDLLVASGLYFGSWDKYIGNSVFEEVEESHRKLVKEDERSRKYHNKNKLEHKVLLDLLNEALSIVLGPPLTLSRFRRKLSKSSLQPPPCGKELLKLVWDIVRVSLHPTSNTSLYSVDSFLAQDLGSISWSGLTNDEIDTLERETACTIADDLVEEFTKDMLL is encoded by the exons ATGGGAGGCTTATTGCACATGTTTGAGTTCAATCAGGGTAGGATGGCCAAGAAAATTCATGCTCATAAGAACAATAACGATG ATATGAAAACATCTGGAAATGGCATGAAGCTGCAAGTAGAAACCTCTCAGGTCCACTGTGCAGAAGGAGAATTACAA TACTCCTGTCAAGTAGAAGATGGGTGGTCAAAGAAAATTAGTCACTCAAATGTGGATTCAGCGAAAAAAGCGAACAAAGAGGGTTTTTCCAAACAATCAGGCGCCAGAAGTAATGCCCCTAGCCTTGTGGCAAGGTTGATGGGGATAGACACCATGCCTTTACCATTAGACACTAAATCTGTCGTTCCATTGGACGAAAGCACACATGAAAATATGGAGAGGAAGTTttcaaagaagaaaatgaatggAAAAGGTTGGTTTGGTAGGGGTTCTTCAAACTTGAATTCTTTTAGCCATATGGAATTTGATTCATTTTATCAGCACatcgatgatgatgatgaagatgatgaaggtgGACATAGTTTTGGAGAACCGGAGCCAAGGGAACATCCTCAAGAAGAGGAACTccaaaaattcaagaaagaatttgaagagtATCAATCAACAAGGTTTAAGGAGTGGCCGAAGGCTGTTGACATCGGAAGTGGTTCTAGGAGAATGCTTTCGCTTTCTCAAGAGAACCTGAGCAAGGAGAGCATGCAACATATTTCGAGTTCAAAGACAGATAACCACtcatttaagaaaaaagaatccTTTCCATCAAGAAGTAAAACACAAAGTAGGGACTTTGAGGAGTCTTTAATGATGAAATCCAAAAGCAGATTATTAGATATATGCACTTCTCCCACTCAGATAGTTATCTTGAAGCCTGGTTCTGAAAGGATTTGCAATTGCAACCATGAAGAGAACTTCACAAGTTTACATAGGAGAAAAGGTATAGAAGATTTTCTTGAGGAAGTGAGAGAGCGCTTGAAGTGTGAACTCCAAGGGATTAGAGCCAGTGGAATCGAGACACCTTTCAATGATAAATCTGTTGCTAAAGAGGTCAGAGAAAGTATGACTAGAGATGCTGAACCTAATTTACTGCGCTCAGAATCAACAAGATCATACAAAAGTAAAATGCAGCTCAACGGACAAAGTTCCCCAGAATTTTTCAACATAGATACTAGGAGGTTCTTGTCAGAGAGGCTAAGAAATACTGTAAAAAATGAATTGCATTTGGACATTCCTGAAGTGGCTTGTTATTTAGAGAATGACAGAGTTAGACTAAAGCAAGATACTATAAAGGGTACAGATGACAAGAGCCAGTGGGGAGttctaaaagagaaaaaagaattacaaaCATGTTCCAATAGACATAAATTAGATGACAACGTATTGCTCCACAAGGAGTTGTCACCTAGGAACCTTGAAAGATCCTTGTCTGCTCCTGCATCAGGAGCATTATTTGGAAGGCTTCTTTTGGAAGACCGCCACATTTTAACGGGTGCCCTTATCCAGAGGAAGCTTGAAGCGGTTGAAGCTAGGCCTGTGGGTGCtaaaaaacagaagaaagatggatttaatattaaagaaaaactttCCAACTTTAAATATACTCTTGGTCTAAGAGGGAAGCTGTTTGGCAAAAGGATTAAGTCAAAAGTAGAATCACATGGCACCGAATATGGTGAAATTTTGAGAGATGCCAGGAGTGGACCAACTATTCTCATGAACTATGGTGACAGACAT GAGAACTCCACCGAGGTACCTCCTAGTCCTGCATCTGTGAGCAGCTGTGCTGATGAAGAACATTGGAGACAGATTGGGTATTCAAGTTTAACATCAACTCCAGATGCATCTTCATTAGATGATATTTTTGTTCCCAAGGTTTTTAGAGATATCAGCTCTGGTTTGAACG ACCTAAAGAGGCAACTCAGTGAGCTTGATTCCGATGGCTATGATGATTTCACTACAAAGCAGGAACCGATTGAGTCTTCATTAGTTGAATTGGATGATCCAGCAGAATCTTATGTAAGAGATCTGCTTGTTGCCTCTGGTTTGTACTTTGGTTCATGGGATAAATATATTGGCAACTCAGTttttgaagaagtggaagaatcTCATAGGAAATTGGTGAAGGAGGATGAAAGATCCAGAAAATATCATAACAAGAATAAGTTAGAGCACAAGGTTTTacttgatttgttaaatgagGCACTTTCTATTGTTCTTGGACCACCTTTGACATTGTCTAGATTCAGAAGGAAACTAAGCAAATCCTCCTTGCAGCCTCCACCATGTGGAAAGGAACTACTAAAGTTAGTATGGGACATTGTCCGTGTTTCTTTACATCCAACCTCTAACACATCTCTTTATTCTGTTGACAGTTTTTTGGCACAAGATCTAGGATCTATTTCCTGGTCTGGGCTAACAAACGATGAGATTGATACATTGGAAAGAGAGACTGCATGTACAATCGCCGATGATTTGGTTGAAGAATTCACAAAGGATATGCTCTTGTAG